One Gimesia chilikensis DNA segment encodes these proteins:
- a CDS encoding DUF3467 domain-containing protein — protein sequence MSAKKDDKPAEATPEPAAEQAQAPAQQQQQVKVNDANVIASYANFCRVSSTPEELILDLGLNPQPLDPANTEINVGQRIILNHYTAKRLLSALSMALQRHEQAFGVLETDIRKRVVRQQQT from the coding sequence GTGAGTGCTAAGAAAGATGACAAACCAGCTGAAGCAACACCAGAACCAGCTGCAGAACAGGCTCAAGCCCCGGCTCAGCAGCAGCAGCAGGTCAAGGTTAATGATGCAAATGTCATTGCCAGCTATGCCAATTTCTGTCGCGTTTCCAGTACTCCAGAAGAGTTGATTCTGGACCTGGGACTGAACCCGCAGCCACTGGATCCCGCCAACACTGAAATCAACGTGGGACAGCGGATCATTCTGAATCACTACACAGCCAAGCGTCTGTTGAGTGCTCTCTCAATGGCTCTGCAGCGGCATGAGCAGGCCTTCGGTGTTCTGGAAACAGACATCCGGAAACGCGTCGTGCGTCAGCAGCAGACCTAG
- a CDS encoding 2-oxoglutarate dehydrogenase E1 component, with translation MLDKPDPASSHHDGNGHSDVSLPEDLINELSSESLTFVEDLYTSYLESPSSVSEEWRNYFARFPQKSARKRKPGFGPTFKRHSMFNPPAPVRNEAIDRQTMKIADRQERLDQLIRNYRVRGHILASLDPLGKKRATPAELMPEFYDFSERDYDRVFSTSTFGGPKQRTLREMIQWLKNTYCRSIGAQFMHIDSLRVREWLQTRMESTANFLKFERPEALRILRRLTDAVGFEEFIQKKYVGLKSFSLEGAESLIPLLDLAIEKAGEQGVDEIVFGMAHRGRLNVLTNIMGKKPREIFREYEDSVPEMSVGRGDVKYHLGYSSDWMTESGHNVHLTLCFNPSHLEFVNPVAMGRMRAKQDRWHNIDRTKGMVLLIHGDAAFAGEGVVQESLNLSELRGYRTGGTIHVVVNNQIGFTTDPAQSRSSTYATDVAKMLQIPIFHVNGEDPEAVAQVVRLAMDFRKEFHRDVVIDMYCYRRRGHNEGDEPSFTQPLMYDVIDKRPSVRDSFLQRMLERKSVTEEDADRLQEESVSHLESELAAARVENYPHKVELPGGIWTGYRGGKELPADQIDTGVPEESLSNLLLKQTELPDGFTPHKKIKRLLQIRKDMAAGERKLDWGTAEALAFASLLTEGYRIRVSGQDAQRGTFSHRHAVLHDVKTGKKYTPLKHLVSGQGTVEIVNSPLSEAGVLGFDYGYSLDCPDGLIIWEAQFGDFVNAAQVIIDQFIVSAEDKWQRYSGMVMLLPHGFEGQGPEHSSARFERFLQLAAESNIQIAVPTTPDQFFHLLRRQVIRKWRKPLIVMTPKSLLRHRDAVSSFSSLTSGSYMKVIGDTSDLNPQKVKRILLCTGKIYYDLNERRRQTERDDVAIVRIEQLYPVPHEDLEAALAPYPEGTPVYWVQEEPENMGAWRFIYCRFKGNLFGRHPLHGVYRPASASPATGSGRSHQFEQEMLITESFRDDS, from the coding sequence ATGTTAGATAAACCAGATCCCGCTTCGTCCCATCATGACGGCAACGGGCACAGCGATGTTTCGCTGCCCGAAGATTTAATTAACGAATTAAGCTCGGAATCGTTAACCTTCGTAGAAGACCTCTACACGAGCTATCTGGAGTCACCCAGTTCGGTGAGCGAGGAATGGCGAAATTATTTTGCCAGGTTCCCCCAGAAGTCAGCCCGTAAACGCAAGCCGGGTTTCGGTCCCACATTCAAACGTCATTCGATGTTCAATCCGCCGGCTCCCGTCCGGAATGAAGCCATCGATCGTCAGACCATGAAGATCGCCGACCGGCAGGAACGTCTGGACCAGTTGATCCGTAACTATCGCGTGCGGGGACACATTCTGGCGTCGCTCGATCCGTTGGGGAAAAAGCGGGCAACACCGGCTGAACTGATGCCCGAGTTTTACGATTTCTCGGAGCGGGATTACGACCGCGTCTTTTCGACCTCCACTTTCGGTGGTCCGAAACAGCGAACGCTGCGGGAAATGATTCAGTGGCTGAAAAACACCTACTGCCGTTCGATCGGTGCGCAGTTCATGCACATCGACAGTCTGCGTGTCCGTGAATGGCTGCAGACCCGAATGGAAAGTACGGCGAACTTCCTCAAGTTCGAACGTCCCGAAGCGCTGCGGATTCTGCGTCGACTGACCGACGCCGTCGGCTTTGAAGAATTCATTCAGAAAAAGTATGTCGGCCTGAAGAGCTTCTCGCTGGAAGGGGCAGAAAGTCTGATTCCACTGCTCGACCTGGCGATTGAAAAAGCAGGTGAGCAGGGGGTCGATGAAATCGTCTTTGGTATGGCCCACCGCGGTCGTCTGAACGTGCTGACCAATATCATGGGCAAAAAGCCTCGTGAGATTTTCCGCGAATACGAAGATTCGGTTCCGGAAATGAGCGTGGGACGCGGCGACGTGAAATACCACCTGGGTTACAGCTCGGACTGGATGACCGAATCCGGACACAACGTCCACCTGACGCTCTGTTTCAACCCGAGCCACCTGGAATTCGTGAACCCGGTTGCCATGGGACGTATGCGGGCGAAACAGGATCGCTGGCATAACATTGACCGGACCAAGGGGATGGTGCTGCTGATTCACGGTGACGCCGCGTTTGCCGGCGAAGGCGTGGTGCAGGAAAGCCTGAACCTGAGCGAACTGCGGGGCTACCGCACGGGGGGAACGATTCATGTAGTCGTGAATAATCAGATCGGTTTCACCACCGACCCCGCACAGAGTCGTTCTTCGACCTACGCGACCGATGTGGCCAAGATGCTGCAGATTCCAATCTTCCATGTGAATGGTGAAGATCCGGAAGCAGTGGCCCAGGTTGTCCGTCTGGCAATGGATTTCCGCAAAGAATTCCATCGGGACGTGGTCATCGACATGTACTGCTATCGTCGTCGTGGGCATAACGAAGGGGATGAGCCTTCATTCACTCAGCCTCTGATGTACGATGTGATCGACAAGCGGCCGTCTGTCCGCGACAGCTTCCTGCAGCGGATGCTGGAACGAAAGTCGGTCACCGAAGAAGATGCCGACCGGTTACAGGAAGAAAGTGTTTCGCATCTGGAATCCGAACTGGCGGCTGCCCGGGTCGAGAATTATCCTCACAAGGTCGAACTGCCCGGCGGGATCTGGACCGGTTATCGCGGCGGAAAAGAACTGCCCGCGGATCAGATCGATACCGGAGTTCCTGAGGAGAGTCTCTCTAATTTGCTGCTGAAGCAGACCGAATTGCCCGATGGTTTTACGCCACACAAGAAAATTAAACGCTTGCTGCAGATCCGTAAGGATATGGCCGCAGGAGAGCGGAAGCTGGACTGGGGAACGGCAGAAGCCCTGGCATTCGCGTCACTGCTGACCGAAGGTTACCGGATTCGCGTCAGCGGTCAGGATGCACAGCGTGGTACTTTCAGCCATCGTCATGCCGTACTGCACGATGTGAAGACCGGTAAAAAGTACACCCCGCTCAAGCACCTGGTTTCAGGGCAGGGCACCGTCGAGATTGTGAACAGCCCGCTTTCCGAAGCAGGGGTTTTAGGTTTCGATTATGGCTACAGCCTGGACTGTCCCGATGGTCTGATTATCTGGGAAGCCCAGTTTGGCGATTTCGTCAACGCGGCTCAGGTCATCATCGATCAGTTTATCGTCAGTGCAGAAGACAAGTGGCAGCGCTACAGCGGTATGGTAATGCTGCTGCCTCACGGTTTTGAAGGTCAGGGGCCGGAACACTCCAGTGCCCGCTTCGAGCGTTTCCTGCAACTGGCGGCGGAAAGTAATATTCAGATTGCGGTACCGACTACGCCGGACCAGTTCTTCCATCTGCTCAGACGTCAGGTCATCCGCAAGTGGCGTAAGCCTCTGATCGTCATGACTCCCAAGAGTCTGCTCCGACATCGCGATGCGGTTTCCAGTTTCAGTTCGCTGACCTCTGGTTCCTACATGAAGGTGATCGGCGATACGAGCGATCTGAATCCGCAGAAAGTGAAGCGGATTCTGCTGTGTACCGGGAAGATCTATTATGATCTGAACGAACGCCGTCGTCAGACCGAACGTGACGATGTGGCCATCGTGCGAATCGAGCAGCTTTATCCGGTGCCTCATGAAGATCTGGAAGCAGCCCTGGCACCCTATCCGGAAGGAACCCCGGTTTACTGGGTTCAGGA